Proteins co-encoded in one Deltaproteobacteria bacterium genomic window:
- a CDS encoding type II toxin-antitoxin system VapC family toxin has translation MGGPRGARGLAVDVHERLRCEHGDSPQAPQTRPAQDRQGAPHAGHEDRAGNARPCPRHGPRRGPYRPHSAARESDGRVRGRVPAWMTKLFLDTNLYVGWLNHGLHEALMVGPGFVRYLSSVVQMEPRVGAATRPARRLLDQLIRAHAASARLVAPSAPVFDEAGLVLRALRMAGREVRYASLVNDVLIALTARRLGATLYTGDAERFRAIRGVRDFSLEVVETRKPG, from the coding sequence ATGGGGGGCCCGAGAGGGGCCCGTGGCCTTGCGGTGGATGTTCACGAACGGCTACGTTGTGAACATGGCGATTCGCCACAAGCACCTCAAACTCGACCAGCGCAAGATCGACAAGGCGCGCCGCATGCTGGGCACGAAGACCGAGCAGGAAACGCTCGACCGTGCCCTCGACATGGTCCTCGCCGAGGACCGTATCGTCCGCATTCTGCGGCGCGGGAAAGCGATGGGCGGGTTCGAGGACGTGTTCCGGCGTGGATGACCAAGCTTTTCCTGGATACGAATCTCTATGTGGGGTGGCTCAACCACGGGCTGCACGAGGCGTTGATGGTGGGGCCCGGATTCGTGCGCTACCTGAGCTCTGTCGTTCAAATGGAGCCGCGAGTGGGAGCCGCAACGCGTCCGGCCCGCCGGCTGCTCGACCAGCTCATCCGCGCCCATGCCGCGTCGGCGAGGCTGGTCGCTCCGTCAGCGCCCGTCTTCGACGAGGCAGGGCTCGTGCTACGAGCCTTGCGCATGGCGGGACGGGAGGTACGGTACGCCTCGCTCGTCAATGACGTCCTGATCGCCCTGACGGCCCGACGGCTGGGCGCCACGCTCTACACAGGTGATGCGGAGCGCTTCAGGGCGATCCGAGGCGTACGTGACTTCTCGCTCGAAGTGGTCGAGACGCGGAAGCCAGGGTAG
- a CDS encoding TetR family transcriptional regulator, whose translation MDPCAQTLRVRGDGDAVRRRILAAAEAVFAERGYAGSTTREIATRASIHKRMLFYYFTSKDALYRAVLERVIIGMVAVHERSRQLPGPIALSDAVAGMTAAAASNLDALKVLLREVTDAGPHLPGLVREHLGPLFARGAADIERDVASGLLRPGDAMHALVNISGLTLWYFQLVPLLRLLWDRDPLAPETLSERVAAVSEFIMYGLVGSPVGGARRDRSSSRPWRAARRPRRGRRAVSHGK comes from the coding sequence GTGGATCCCTGTGCACAGACCCTGCGCGTGAGGGGCGACGGAGATGCGGTCCGTCGCCGCATCCTTGCTGCGGCGGAGGCAGTCTTCGCCGAGCGCGGCTACGCCGGTTCCACCACCCGCGAGATTGCCACACGCGCCAGCATCCACAAGCGCATGCTATTTTATTACTTCACCAGCAAAGATGCACTGTACCGGGCCGTGCTCGAGCGCGTGATCATCGGCATGGTGGCCGTTCACGAACGCTCCCGGCAACTTCCCGGGCCAATTGCCCTGTCCGACGCGGTCGCGGGCATGACCGCCGCCGCGGCGAGCAACCTCGACGCGCTCAAGGTCCTGCTCCGCGAGGTGACGGATGCGGGGCCCCACCTGCCCGGGCTCGTGCGCGAGCACCTGGGTCCGCTCTTCGCGCGCGGCGCCGCGGACATCGAGCGCGACGTGGCGAGCGGTTTGCTCCGACCCGGCGACGCCATGCACGCGCTAGTGAACATCAGCGGGCTCACGCTGTGGTACTTCCAGCTCGTGCCGCTCCTGAGGCTCCTGTGGGACCGCGACCCGCTTGCACCCGAGACGCTCAGCGAGCGCGTCGCGGCAGTGTCCGAGTTCATCATGTACGGGTTGGTCGGCAGCCCTGTCGGAGGAGCGCGACGTGATCGCTCATCGTCTCGCCCTTGGCGCGCGGCTCGTCGTCCTCGGCGCGGCCGCCGGGCCGTCTCGCACGGGAAGTAG
- a CDS encoding TolC family protein: MAGFTLAYSQMTPWQDAFKHKFTRETAAQIPGILGVPPVGTEPQPTDITLHGRAWRTRYGNSYARLVWSGAHGGTVSVWRNGTRLMRTPKRRPVRELPRPTPRDVRLRAARCRRPALEPDHAHRVGAGRDSSRRRGDPRRADSPIATRRSAQATTSTSPVRVYGEPGGCTGSSPDRTTCSGTPRSPEVRDDAGSSRRRRGGPAMRAASAAPLLVAAAACVRVPRGAGFDDVQRSLSTRTSVGVSWNQGTSAGAAVTERVSELLSAELTPESAVQIAFFNNPAVQATYERLGIAQADFVQTGLFPNPVLHASVRFGVAGPGPGAELSLLQDFIRILEVPLRKRVAAAELEAAKLEVAQAVIDLAGNVKTAVYTLQGAEQMLELRRTVSRATELSAEIAARQREAGNVTDLDLASERALADEAKLDLARAEADVLADREELNALLGLWGPNTAWKVAPRLPGLPTEDVRRQGLESLAVSQRLDLAAARQAAEAQARSLGLARVTALFPDGVFGGEAEREPEGEWSAGPAIEFSTPIFDQGQAAVAKAVAELRERQRRYAALAIHIRSQVRRSATRMESARRRVEYFETVVLPLRQQIVERTQLQYNAMQVGVFQLLQAKRDEIEAGRAYVETLTDYWLARAELERGVGGDLPAGPTRPSAPGAAPAPPAEHEHHMHHGGGQ; the protein is encoded by the coding sequence ATGGCGGGGTTCACCCTCGCCTACTCGCAAATGACACCATGGCAAGATGCTTTCAAGCACAAGTTCACGCGCGAGACCGCGGCGCAGATCCCTGGCATCCTCGGGGTGCCGCCAGTGGGCACCGAGCCCCAGCCGACGGACATCACCCTGCACGGCCGCGCCTGGCGGACACGCTACGGGAACTCCTACGCTCGGCTCGTCTGGTCGGGGGCACACGGCGGCACGGTGTCGGTCTGGCGAAACGGCACCCGGCTCATGAGGACGCCGAAACGACGGCCTGTTCGTGAACTTCCTCGGCCCACGCCGCGGGACGTTCGCCTACGAGCTGCGCGATGCCGACGCCCGGCCCTCGAACCAGATCACGCTCACCGTGTAGGGGCCGGAAGGGATTCATCTCGTCGCCGCGGCGACCCCCGGCGCGCCGACAGCCCCATCGCCACCAGAAGGAGCGCGCAGGCTACGACCAGCACGTCGCCCGTGCGCGTGTACGGGGAGCCGGGCGGTTGCACCGGAAGCTCGCCCGACAGGACGACCTGCTCCGGCACCCCGAGGTCGCCCGAAGTGCGGGATGACGCTGGTTCCAGCCGACGGCGAAGGGGAGGACCGGCGATGAGGGCTGCGAGCGCCGCCCCGCTGCTGGTGGCCGCTGCCGCCTGTGTGAGGGTTCCCCGCGGCGCGGGCTTCGACGATGTGCAACGCTCCCTATCCACGCGGACGTCGGTTGGCGTGAGCTGGAACCAGGGCACGTCCGCGGGCGCGGCGGTGACGGAGCGCGTGAGCGAACTGCTCTCCGCGGAGCTGACGCCCGAGAGCGCGGTGCAGATCGCGTTCTTCAACAACCCGGCCGTGCAGGCCACGTACGAGCGGCTCGGCATCGCGCAGGCGGACTTCGTGCAGACGGGACTCTTCCCGAACCCGGTGCTTCACGCGAGCGTGCGGTTCGGCGTGGCGGGGCCGGGACCCGGCGCCGAGCTGAGCCTGCTCCAGGACTTCATCCGCATCCTCGAGGTTCCGCTCCGCAAGCGGGTGGCGGCCGCGGAGCTCGAGGCGGCGAAGCTCGAGGTCGCACAAGCCGTCATCGACCTCGCCGGAAACGTGAAGACCGCCGTCTACACGCTCCAGGGCGCCGAACAGATGCTGGAGCTCCGGCGGACCGTGTCGCGCGCGACCGAGCTTTCCGCCGAGATCGCGGCTCGACAGCGCGAGGCCGGCAACGTCACGGACCTCGACCTGGCGAGCGAGCGGGCGCTGGCCGACGAGGCGAAGCTCGACCTCGCACGGGCGGAGGCCGACGTGCTGGCCGACCGTGAAGAGCTGAACGCGCTCCTCGGCCTGTGGGGACCGAACACGGCCTGGAAGGTCGCCCCGCGGCTCCCCGGTTTGCCGACGGAGGACGTGCGCCGACAGGGGCTGGAGTCCCTGGCCGTGTCGCAGCGCCTCGACCTCGCCGCGGCACGACAGGCGGCCGAGGCGCAGGCGCGCTCCCTCGGACTCGCGCGCGTGACGGCGCTCTTCCCGGACGGGGTGTTCGGTGGCGAGGCCGAGCGCGAGCCGGAGGGCGAGTGGTCCGCAGGACCCGCCATCGAGTTCTCCACTCCGATCTTCGATCAGGGACAGGCGGCGGTGGCGAAGGCCGTGGCGGAGCTGCGAGAGCGGCAGCGGCGGTACGCGGCGCTCGCGATCCACATCCGCTCGCAGGTGCGGCGCTCCGCCACCCGCATGGAGTCGGCCCGCAGGCGCGTGGAGTACTTCGAGACGGTCGTCCTGCCCCTCCGCCAGCAGATCGTCGAGCGGACGCAGCTCCAGTACAACGCGATGCAGGTCGGCGTCTTCCAGCTGCTCCAGGCGAAGCGGGACGAGATCGAGGCCGGCAGGGCGTACGTCGAGACGCTCACGGATTACTGGCTCGCACGCGCGGAGCTCGAGCGGGGGGTGGGCGGCGACCTGCCCGCGGGTCCGACGCGCCCGTCCGCGCCCGGTGCCGCACCGGCACCGCCGGCCGAACACGAGCACCACATGCACCACGGAGGAGGCCAGTGA
- a CDS encoding copper oxidase, with protein MSRREMMIRGAAVAGGLALLRARAARGADVPGVERPRKGTAAETGTPSGEQTAAPPGEPGRDYTPVVVPDGTTLPWKALNGVKVYHLVAERVRREFAPGFVVECWGYNGQTPGPLIEAVEGDRVRIYVTNRLPEPTSVHWHGITLPNGMDGVSGLNQRAIPPGKTFKYEFTLRQSGTFMYHPHFDEMVQIGMGMQGVFVMHPRGAGAPRVDRDFAIMLNEWTIKPGTNKSDTTEPSDFNVLTFNSKVFPGTGPLVAKLGQRVRIRLANLSALDHHPIHLHGYQFRIAATDGGRIAEQGQWPETTVVVPVGSTRDIEFVADQPGDWALHCHMTHHTMNQMGHRVPIMLGVNTDDLDAKVRQLLPDYMTMGSTGMGEMAQMGMAVPRNSIPMVGGKGPFGPIDMGGMFTVLKVRDGITSFDDPGWYEHPVGTVAELAKADELRADGIRVPTSTTRTGGTR; from the coding sequence GTGTCGAGAAGAGAGATGATGATCAGGGGAGCCGCGGTTGCTGGTGGCCTGGCCCTTCTGCGCGCCCGTGCGGCGCGCGGGGCAGACGTGCCGGGTGTCGAGCGGCCACGGAAGGGGACCGCGGCGGAGACCGGGACACCGAGTGGCGAGCAGACCGCGGCACCGCCAGGTGAGCCCGGTCGGGACTACACGCCGGTGGTGGTCCCGGACGGGACGACGCTGCCGTGGAAGGCCCTCAACGGCGTCAAGGTCTATCACCTCGTCGCGGAGCGCGTCCGCCGCGAGTTCGCGCCAGGGTTCGTCGTCGAGTGCTGGGGCTACAACGGGCAGACGCCCGGCCCGCTGATCGAGGCCGTCGAGGGCGACCGCGTCCGGATCTACGTGACGAACCGCCTGCCGGAGCCGACGAGCGTCCACTGGCATGGCATCACGCTGCCGAACGGAATGGACGGCGTCTCGGGCCTCAACCAGCGCGCGATCCCGCCCGGCAAGACTTTCAAGTACGAGTTCACGCTGCGCCAGTCCGGTACCTTCATGTACCATCCGCACTTCGACGAGATGGTCCAGATCGGCATGGGGATGCAGGGTGTGTTCGTCATGCACCCGCGAGGCGCGGGCGCCCCGCGCGTCGACCGGGACTTCGCCATCATGTTGAACGAGTGGACGATCAAGCCCGGCACGAACAAGTCCGACACGACCGAGCCGAGCGACTTCAACGTGCTGACCTTCAACAGCAAGGTCTTCCCGGGGACGGGCCCGCTGGTCGCGAAGCTCGGTCAGCGCGTCCGCATCCGCCTGGCGAATTTGAGCGCGCTCGACCACCACCCGATCCACCTCCACGGCTACCAGTTCCGCATCGCGGCGACCGACGGCGGCCGAATCGCCGAGCAGGGTCAGTGGCCCGAGACGACCGTGGTGGTCCCGGTCGGCAGCACGCGCGACATCGAGTTCGTCGCCGATCAACCCGGAGACTGGGCCCTTCACTGCCACATGACGCACCACACGATGAACCAGATGGGCCACCGGGTCCCGATCATGCTCGGCGTGAACACCGACGACCTCGACGCGAAGGTCCGGCAGCTGCTTCCCGATTACATGACGATGGGCAGTACGGGGATGGGCGAGATGGCGCAGATGGGAATGGCCGTGCCGCGGAACAGCATCCCGATGGTCGGCGGGAAGGGGCCGTTCGGCCCGATCGACATGGGCGGCATGTTCACGGTCCTCAAGGTCCGGGACGGCATCACCAGCTTCGACGATCCCGGCTGGTACGAGCATCCGGTCGGCACGGTTGCGGAGCTGGCGAAGGCGGACGAGCTGCGCGCGGACGGCATTCGCGTGCCGACGTCCACGACGCGTACAGGAGGAACACGATGA
- a CDS encoding SDR family oxidoreductase — protein MGRTRSAGERSEHGERWPLQVALITGATGFLGREVVRSLLARDAEATLVALVRAPDEAALARRRRRLVARLREADAARVIAVRGDVTEPRLGLSPKAYLALASRVERLVHVAAATSFDLPVDEARRRNVAGTAHVIDLCRTIKRRGGLGRLDHVSTAFVAGDRTDLVQEDELDAGQGFRNTYERSKFEAERLCVAMRCELPVVIHRPSIIVGHSITGETTSYKGLYGPLQVLVPFYRRWQPLTRFVPLPACRRCPLDVVPVDWVGDAVATLYHRSDADGRSYHLAAGPTGAPTVEEVAALTCEYFGARSRRLVDPRGPLGCLGRAAAPLLRLAWPALARRVANYLPYMISNPSFDTRNTRAAGLAPPPFATYFPHVLRHADTAGFGRRTPSRTPAMRRASVEGTLVVST, from the coding sequence CTGGGGCGCACCCGATCTGCAGGTGAACGCTCCGAGCATGGCGAGAGGTGGCCGTTGCAAGTCGCCTTGATTACCGGGGCGACCGGTTTTCTCGGGCGCGAGGTCGTACGCAGCCTCCTGGCTCGCGATGCGGAAGCGACCCTCGTCGCTCTCGTCCGTGCGCCTGACGAGGCGGCGCTCGCCCGCCGCCGGCGGCGGCTCGTCGCCCGGCTGAGAGAGGCAGATGCCGCGCGGGTCATCGCCGTGCGCGGGGATGTCACCGAGCCGCGCCTCGGATTGTCGCCGAAGGCCTACCTGGCCCTCGCCAGCCGCGTCGAGCGGCTCGTCCACGTCGCAGCAGCCACGAGCTTCGACCTACCCGTGGACGAGGCGAGGCGCCGGAACGTGGCCGGCACGGCACACGTGATCGATCTCTGTCGCACCATCAAGCGGCGAGGCGGGCTCGGACGGCTCGACCACGTGAGCACGGCCTTCGTCGCCGGCGACCGCACCGACCTCGTGCAAGAGGACGAACTCGACGCTGGCCAGGGATTCCGAAACACCTACGAGCGCAGCAAGTTCGAGGCGGAGCGGTTGTGCGTCGCCATGCGATGCGAGCTGCCGGTGGTCATTCACCGCCCGTCGATCATCGTCGGTCATTCCATCACCGGCGAGACGACGAGCTACAAGGGGCTCTACGGACCGCTCCAGGTGCTCGTGCCGTTCTACCGGCGCTGGCAGCCGTTGACCCGTTTCGTCCCTCTACCGGCCTGCCGCCGCTGCCCGCTCGACGTCGTCCCTGTGGACTGGGTGGGGGATGCTGTGGCCACCCTCTATCACCGCTCGGATGCCGATGGCCGCAGTTACCACTTGGCCGCCGGGCCGACGGGGGCCCCCACGGTCGAGGAGGTGGCCGCCCTCACCTGTGAATACTTCGGAGCTAGGTCCCGGCGGCTCGTCGATCCTCGCGGGCCGCTCGGATGTCTCGGCCGCGCCGCCGCCCCACTCCTGCGGCTGGCGTGGCCGGCGCTGGCGCGCCGGGTGGCAAACTACCTGCCATACATGATAAGCAACCCGTCCTTCGACACACGCAACACACGTGCGGCTGGCCTCGCACCACCCCCGTTTGCCACCTACTTCCCACACGTGCTCCGCCATGCGGATACGGCCGGCTTCGGCCGCAGGACACCATCGCGAACGCCCGCCATGCGCCGCGCTTCCGTCGAGGGAACGCTGGTGGTGAGCACATGA
- a CDS encoding PadR family transcriptional regulator: MIRYALLGLLREQSDYGYSLKHRFETRVGACWELNVGQVYQTLQALRRAGFVSEVKHEHTTADDSEKHTARRMFALTPKGVRFLERWLRRTPDSPRPIRDEIIVRLLVQTPDQLSALLTHVAKKERLQRDRLIRLLGQRHRALKESDEGFVRRLNFEAVVRHTQAHVGWLEYCREALEARLGEAELAASVLAVRVRREAAETTQRRKAEEPHVVSSSCA, encoded by the coding sequence ATGATCCGCTATGCGCTCCTTGGGTTGCTGCGGGAACAGAGCGATTACGGCTACAGTCTCAAGCATCGCTTCGAGACGCGGGTGGGTGCGTGCTGGGAGCTGAACGTTGGCCAGGTCTACCAGACGCTGCAGGCCCTACGGCGCGCGGGATTCGTGAGCGAGGTGAAGCACGAGCACACGACAGCCGATGATTCCGAGAAGCACACCGCCCGGCGCATGTTCGCCCTAACACCGAAGGGCGTGCGCTTCCTCGAGCGCTGGTTGCGACGGACGCCCGATTCTCCTCGTCCCATCCGCGATGAGATCATCGTGCGCTTGCTGGTGCAGACACCCGATCAGCTCTCGGCGCTGCTCACCCACGTCGCGAAGAAGGAGCGTCTGCAGCGCGACCGGCTGATCCGCCTGCTCGGCCAACGCCATCGCGCCCTGAAGGAGAGCGACGAGGGTTTCGTGCGCCGTCTCAACTTCGAGGCCGTGGTGCGCCACACGCAGGCACACGTCGGCTGGCTCGAGTACTGCCGCGAGGCCCTCGAGGCGCGACTTGGTGAGGCCGAACTCGCCGCGAGCGTTTTAGCGGTCCGAGTTCGGCGTGAGGCGGCCGAAACCACCCAAAGACGGAAAGCGGAGGAGCCACACGTTGTATCGTCGTCGTGCGCGTAA
- a CDS encoding cytochrome C has translation MMRALGLVVLFLIACAGVLLVYVRQHGFSARAKPSAVETFLARKVRSLATPAGVKAMRNPLSPTPLNVAEGRDHFADHCAICHANDGSGKTMINEGLYPPAPDLRDRDTQQLSDGELLSIIKNGIRFTGMPGWGGEDNENWKLVLFVRHLPELSDKELELMKEVNGLDTPAAHHGTHQKE, from the coding sequence ATGATGCGCGCCCTCGGGCTCGTGGTCCTGTTTCTGATCGCGTGTGCGGGTGTCCTCCTCGTGTACGTGCGGCAGCACGGGTTCAGCGCGCGAGCGAAGCCCTCGGCCGTCGAGACGTTCCTCGCCCGGAAGGTCCGCTCGCTCGCCACCCCGGCCGGGGTGAAGGCGATGCGGAACCCGCTCAGCCCGACGCCGCTCAACGTGGCCGAAGGGCGGGACCACTTCGCCGACCACTGCGCGATCTGCCACGCGAACGACGGGAGCGGGAAGACGATGATCAACGAAGGTCTTTACCCGCCCGCTCCCGACCTGCGGGACCGGGACACGCAGCAGCTCTCGGACGGCGAGCTGCTCTCGATCATCAAGAACGGCATCCGCTTCACCGGGATGCCCGGCTGGGGTGGCGAGGACAACGAGAACTGGAAGCTGGTGCTCTTCGTCCGCCACCTCCCGGAGCTGTCCGACAAGGAGCTGGAGCTGATGAAGGAGGTCAACGGACTCGACACGCCAGCGGCGCACCACGGCACGCACCAGAAGGAGTGA